Proteins encoded within one genomic window of Cucumis sativus cultivar 9930 chromosome 3, Cucumber_9930_V3, whole genome shotgun sequence:
- the LOC101218444 gene encoding 29 kDa ribonucleoprotein, chloroplastic yields MSASAASLTLPSLTLKTLSSSNPKFKLFSLNPSSSIRLLSNPISISSFLLPSHRVSPPFSSRFVRNVAVSSDYGQEEGTLEVDGDDSSYAPDLKLFVGNLPFTVDSAQLAGLFESAGQVERVEVIYDKTTGRSRGFGFVTMSTVGEVEAAAQQFNGYELDGRLLRVNYGPPPPKRDDSSFRGSRNASRFDNRNRVHVSNLAWGVDDLTLENLFREKGNVLEAKVVYDRDSGKSRGFGFVTYNSAEEVNEAIQSLDGVDLDGRPIRVTQAEARPPRRQF; encoded by the exons ATGTCTGCCTCTGCGGCTTCTCTCACGCTCCCATCCCTAACCCTCAAAACTCTATCTTCTTCTAACCCTAAATTCAAACTCTTCTCTCTcaatccttcttcttccattcgCCTTCTCTCAAATCCCATTTccatctcttcttttcttcttccttctcatAGGGTTTCTCCTCCTTTTTCCTCTCGCTTTGTTCGAAATGTCGCCGTCTCATCCGATTACGGCCAGGAAGAAGGCACTCTTGAGGTCGATGGAGACGACTCCAGCTACGCTCCTGATCTCAAATTGTTCGTCGGAAATCTTCCTTTCACTGTCGACAGTGCTCAACTCGCCGGCTTATTCGAAAGCGCCGGGCAAGTTGAAAGAGTCGAG GTAATTTATGACAAGACGACGGGAAGAAGCAGGGGATTTGGTTTTGTTACAATGTCGACTGTTGGTGAGGTTGAAGCAGCTGCTCAGCAATTTAATGGCTAT GAACTCGATGGGAGATTACTAAGGGTAAACTATGGACCCCCTCCACCAAAAAGGGACGATTCCTCTTTCAGAGGTTCTAGAAATGCTTCAAGATTTGATAACCGCAACCGGGTCCATGTGAGTAACCTTGCTTGGGGTGTTGACGATCTTACACTTGAGAACTTGTTTAGGGAAAAGGGAAATGTTTTGGAGGCAAAAGTAGTTTATGATCGTGATAGCGGAAAGTCTAGGGGCTTCGGTTTCGTAACATATAATTCAGCAGAGGAAGTTAACGAGGCCATTCAGTCCTTGGATGGAGTT GACTTGGACGGAAGACCCATCCGAGTAACACAAGCCGAAGCAAGGCCGCCGAGGCGCCAGTTTTGA
- the LOC101218678 gene encoding adenosine kinase 2 yields the protein MAYEGILLGMGNPLLDISAVVDDDFLKRYDIKPNNAILAEEKHLPMYEELANNPKVEYIAGGATQNSIKVAQWMLQHPGATSYMGCIGKDKFGEEMKKNSKSAGVNVQYYEVDSTPTGTCAVCVVGGERSLVANLSAANCYKSEHLKKPENWALVEKAKYFYIAGFFLTVSPDSVLLVAEHAAANKKYFSMNLSAPFICEFFKDALEKVLPYMDFVFGNETEARTFSKVQGWETENVEEIALKIAAWPKASGTHKRIAVITQGPDPVIVAEDGKVKKFPVILLPKEKLVDTNGAGDAFVGGFLSQLVQEKPIEDCVRAGCYGSNVIIQRSGCTFPEKPDFN from the exons ATGGCATACGAGGGTATACTTTTGGGGATGGGCAATCCTCTTCTTGACATTTCTGCCGTCGTGGATGATGATTTCTTGAAAAG ATACGACATCAAGCCTAACAATGCTATACTGGCCGAGGAGAAACATCTTCCAAT gtATGAAGAGTTGGCCAATAATCCTAAAGTTGAGTACATTGCAGGAG GTGCTACACAAAACTCAATCAAAGTGGCACAG TGGATGCTTCAACATCCTGGTGCAACCAGCTATATGGGTTGTATTGGAAAAGACAAGTTCGGTgaggagatgaagaaaaactcaaaaagtGCTGGGGTCAAT GTCCAATATTACGAGGTTGACTCTACACCAACTGGAACCTGTGCTGTTTGTGTGGTGGGTGGTGAAAG GTCACTGGTTGCCAATTTGTCTGCTGCAAATTGCTACAAGTCAGAACATTTGAAAAAACCTGAAAATTGGGCATTAG TTGAGAAGGCCAAGTATTTCTACATTGCTGGATTTTTTCTCACTGTATCACCAGATTCCGTTTTGCTTGTAGCTGAACACGCAGCTGCAAACAAAAAG TATTTCTCGATGAACCTGTCTGCTCCATTTATCTGTGAGTTTTTCAAAGATGCACTCGAGAAAGTTTTGCC GTATATGGACTTTGTTTTTGGTAACGAAACTGAAGCAAGGACGTTCTCTAAAGTTCAAGGCTGGGAG ACTGAGAATGTTGAGGAGATAGCACTAAAGATTGCTGCGTGGCCTAAAGCATCAGGAACACACAAAAGGATTGCTGTTATTACTCAAGGTCCAGATCCAGTTATAGTTGCTGAGGATGGAAAAGTGAAGAAGTTTCCGGTTATTTTGCTGCCTAAAGAGAAACTTGTTGACACAAATGGAGCAG GAGATGCGTTCGTCGGTGGCTTTTTATCTCAGTTGGTTCAAGAAAAACCGATTGAAGACTGCGTTAGAGCTGGCTGTTATGGATCAAATGTTATAATCCAAAGGTCTGGCTGCACATTCCCTGAGAAGCCTGACTTTAATTGA
- the LOC101218916 gene encoding uncharacterized protein LOC101218916, producing the protein MPAAMTDNHPRLDNLRSTSQLLREATASFTSNLFTFLFLSLLILSFRVVVENGTQYVTSFIDRDPSLKALLSRLDIAGEQRLLRTSEDSSLSASVARRQRRQRRRPFLHLTRVGTLDDDIFSGDGDDERGLFGTNRNHPPNASFVFFTQFSSISGFSDLVVDDGIRVSEVVRPGVGFKARSSSFSNDKESADDQEEKDRRLGGENVHQDMDRLVDLQFFVKGLELGRRDAAALFFFVSFLSAAYIWVMLGFLVTYSWASGIVFIAVLNDLTERFGSFVGMVWDGSRLGFKRLSGFILMRWAVRDALTQLLGLWYFGEIEDQYSFFKLFVRLKLMPFSIMSPWIRGYEKEISGFLFAWFLLDTLVAFIFAVDAWVVIVDARRTGREILKEGCYLILTMLNQAIQIKCLEAICCGSFMRWALARVCGKNVAMFFQSVGEVYFMVVWLTFYFAAKCRDAKVQGQRFGRRELEGLMEGVR; encoded by the coding sequence ATGCCCGCCGCCATGACCGACAACCACCCTCGCCTCGATAACCTTCGCAGTACGTCTCAGCTTCTCCGAGAAGCTACAGCCTCCTTCACATCCAATCTCTtcacctttctttttctctctctccttatCCTCTCCTTCCGCGTCGTCGTTGAAAATGGTACCCAATATGTCACCTCCTTCATTGATCGTGACCCTTCCCTTAAGGCTCTTCTCTCTCGCCTTGACATTGCAGGAGAGCAACGCCTTCTTCGGACTTCCGAGGACTCGTCCTTGTCTGCATCTGTTGCCCGTCGCCAGCGCCGTCAGCGTCGTCGGCCTTTTCTGCATCTTACCCGCGTTGGAACCCTAGATGATGATATCTTTTCCGGAGATGGGGATGACGAGCGCGGCCTGTTTGGGACTAATCGGAATCACCCACCTAATGCcagttttgtgttttttactCAATTCAGTTCGATCTCTGGGTTTTCGGATCTGGTCGTCGATGATGGAATTAGGGTTTCGGAAGTTGTTCGGCCGGGAGTGGGATTTAAAGCTCGgagttcttctttttctaatgaTAAGGAAAGCGCTGATGATCAGGAAGAAAAGGATAGAAGACTTGGAGGGGAAAATGTGCACCAGGATATGGATAGGCTTGTAGATTTgcaattttttgttaaaggaCTTGAGCTTGGTCGTCGGGACGCTGCAGCTCTGTTCTTCTTTGTGAGTTTTCTGTCTGCTGCTTATATCTGGGTGATGCTTGGCTTTCTTGTTACATATTCATGGGCTTCAGGTATTGTATTCATCGCTGTCCTTAATGATCTAACGGAGAGGTTTGGTTCATTTGTTGGTATGGTATGGGATGGGTCAAGATTGGGGTTCAAGAGGCTTTCTGGGTTTATCCTGATGAGATGGGCTGTGAGAGATGCGCTAACCCAGCTTCTTGGGTTGTGGTATTTTGGTGAAATCGAAGATCAGTATTCATTTTTCAAGCTATTCGTGAGGTTGAAATTGATGCCATTTTCCATAATGTCTCCATGGATTCGTGGTTATGAAAAAGAGATCTCTGGATTTCTGTTTGCCTGGTTTTTGCTAGATACTCTTGTCGCATTCATCTTTGCTGTGGATGCTTGGGTTGTTATTGTGGATGCAAGGAGAACTGGTAGAGAGATTTTGAAGGAAGGTTGTTATTTGATATTGACCATGTTAAACCAGGCTATTCAAATCAAGTGTTTGGAAGCCATCTGTTGTGGCTCTTTCATGAGATGGGCTCTTGCAAGAGTTTGTGGAAAAAATGTTGCCATGTTTTTTCAGTCTGTGGGAGAGGTCTATTTTATGGTGGTTTGGCTTACCTTCTACTTTGCTGCTAAGTGTAGAGATGCCAAAGTGCAGGGACAGAGGTTTGGCCGTAGAGAGTTGGAAGGTTTGATGGAGGGGGTTAGATAA